In Sulfitobacter sp. OXR-159, one DNA window encodes the following:
- a CDS encoding PhoX family phosphatase, with protein sequence MTRRDILNDPAIGNKAEAFEAFDDIPTNANLSRTIGDVINARYGRRDILRGMLGVSATTALFGTAAAIAPSKARAAESRYVFDELAWGNDETHHVAPGYDAQILLRWGDPITADAPEFDVMNQTAAAQLKQFGYNNDYVGFVPLNEDGSRGLLCVNHEYTNEEVMFPGLGRQDKVDFKGMTPELIDIEMAAHGGSVVEIARDNAGKWQVVRDGKMNRRITPLDTAMTLSGPAAGHARMKTNDDPSGTQVIGTLNNCAGGLTPWGTWLMAEENFHGYFWTDKLDAEGKPDTTGAAEEKSWDRYGVPGMWYAWGQKHDRFNVDAEPNMPNKFGWVVEVDPMDPTSTPVKRTALGRFRHEGAETTVSKDGKLVVYMGDDNRFDYQYKYVSEGTVSDDPAANGALLDEGTLYVARFEEDGTINWLPLVHGTGPLTAENGFNDQGDVMIDTRIAADLLGATPMDRPEDAQPRGDGTAYILLTNNTKRKEGDTNAANPRPDSSFGHIIEIKEENADHAATSGTWSILVQCGDPKVAEVGAQWNPETSENGWFGSPDNAAMDADGRLWISTDQGSSWGKTGKSDGLYALETEGEARGTSKLFFRCPVGGEMCGPYFTEDGETLFVAVQHPGTDGTKDIPGFERESTFEDPATRWPDFDPKMPPRPAVVVITKEGGGKIAV encoded by the coding sequence ATGACCCGCCGCGATATCCTCAACGACCCCGCCATCGGCAACAAGGCCGAAGCCTTTGAGGCCTTTGACGACATCCCCACCAACGCGAACCTGTCGCGCACCATCGGCGATGTGATCAACGCCCGCTATGGCCGCCGCGACATCCTGCGCGGCATGCTTGGGGTTTCCGCCACCACCGCGCTTTTCGGCACCGCCGCCGCCATCGCCCCGTCCAAGGCCCGCGCCGCCGAGAGCCGCTATGTCTTTGACGAACTGGCATGGGGCAATGATGAAACCCACCACGTCGCCCCCGGCTATGATGCGCAGATCCTGCTGCGGTGGGGCGATCCGATCACCGCCGACGCGCCCGAATTCGACGTGATGAACCAAACCGCCGCCGCGCAGCTCAAACAGTTCGGCTATAACAACGACTACGTGGGCTTCGTGCCGCTGAACGAAGACGGCAGCCGTGGCCTTTTGTGCGTGAACCACGAATACACCAACGAAGAGGTCATGTTCCCCGGTCTGGGCCGTCAGGACAAAGTCGACTTCAAAGGCATGACGCCTGAGCTGATCGACATCGAGATGGCAGCCCACGGCGGCTCTGTCGTCGAGATCGCCCGCGACAATGCGGGCAAGTGGCAAGTGGTGCGCGATGGCAAGATGAACCGCCGCATTACCCCGCTCGACACCGCGATGACGCTGAGCGGCCCTGCCGCCGGTCACGCGCGGATGAAGACCAACGACGATCCTAGTGGCACCCAGGTCATCGGCACGCTTAACAACTGCGCGGGCGGGCTGACCCCTTGGGGCACATGGCTAATGGCCGAAGAAAACTTCCACGGCTATTTCTGGACCGACAAGCTGGACGCCGAAGGCAAGCCCGACACCACCGGTGCCGCGGAGGAGAAATCGTGGGACCGCTACGGTGTGCCGGGCATGTGGTACGCTTGGGGCCAGAAACACGACCGTTTCAACGTCGACGCCGAACCCAACATGCCCAATAAATTCGGCTGGGTGGTTGAGGTCGACCCGATGGATCCGACCTCAACCCCCGTCAAACGCACCGCTCTGGGCCGTTTTCGCCACGAGGGGGCCGAGACCACGGTCAGCAAAGACGGCAAGCTGGTGGTCTATATGGGCGACGACAACCGCTTTGACTACCAGTATAAATACGTCTCCGAAGGCACCGTCTCGGATGATCCGGCGGCCAATGGCGCTCTGCTGGACGAGGGTACGCTCTATGTCGCGCGCTTTGAAGAGGACGGCACGATCAACTGGCTGCCGCTGGTGCATGGCACCGGACCACTGACCGCCGAGAACGGCTTTAACGACCAAGGCGACGTGATGATCGACACACGCATCGCCGCCGACCTGCTGGGCGCCACCCCCATGGACCGCCCCGAAGACGCGCAGCCGCGCGGCGATGGCACGGCCTATATCCTGCTGACCAACAACACCAAGCGCAAGGAAGGCGACACCAACGCCGCAAACCCGCGCCCCGACAGCAGCTTTGGCCATATCATCGAGATCAAGGAAGAAAACGCCGACCACGCCGCCACCAGCGGCACTTGGTCGATCCTCGTGCAATGCGGTGACCCAAAGGTTGCCGAGGTCGGCGCGCAGTGGAACCCCGAAACGTCCGAAAACGGCTGGTTCGGCAGCCCCGACAACGCCGCGATGGACGCCGACGGGCGGCTCTGGATCAGCACCGATCAGGGCAGCAGCTGGGGCAAGACCGGTAAATCCGACGGGCTTTATGCGCTAGAGACCGAAGGCGAAGCGCGCGGTACCTCAAAGCTCTTCTTCCGCTGCCCCGTGGGCGGTGAGATGTGCGGTCCCTACTTCACCGAGGATGGCGAGACGCTTTTCGTCGCGGTGCAACACCCCGGTACGGACGGGACCAAGGACATCCCCGGCTTTGAGCGGGAAAGCACGTTCGAAGACCCAGCCACCCGCTGGCCCGACTTCGACCCCAAGATGCCTCCGCGCCCGGCGGTGGTTGTCATCACCAAAGAAGGCGGCGGTAAAATCGCCGTCTGA
- a CDS encoding ArsR/SmtB family transcription factor → MTALPVMTPDMSEEDMDRMLTNAVTASNFLKAISHEGRLMILCHLVSGEKSVSELEALLSTRQAAVSQQLSRLRLEGLVTPRRDGKTIYYRLADDRPRKMLELVYELFCKDD, encoded by the coding sequence ATGACAGCCCTGCCCGTGATGACACCCGACATGTCCGAAGAGGACATGGACCGCATGCTGACCAATGCCGTGACCGCATCGAATTTCCTCAAGGCGATCAGCCATGAGGGGCGCTTGATGATCCTGTGTCACCTTGTTTCGGGTGAGAAATCGGTGAGCGAGTTGGAAGCCCTGCTCTCGACCCGGCAGGCGGCGGTATCGCAGCAACTCTCGCGGCTCAGGCTCGAAGGTTTGGTGACACCGCGGCGCGACGGTAAAACGATTTACTACCGTCTGGCCGATGACCGCCCGCGCAAGATGCTGGAGCTGGTCTACGAATTGTTCTGCAAGGATGATTGA
- a CDS encoding YeeE/YedE family protein, with amino-acid sequence MIELLGQPLTAALLGGLGGVLLGLAARLGRFCTMGAIEDLLYGGSSHRMRMWGLAIGVAMLGSFTLGGLGLINIDRAFHLTIAFSWAPAIFGGLIFGYGMALAGTCGFGALARLGGGDLRAFVIVLVMGLAAFAVLSGPLAPARVFLFPRQLNAGPPDGIAHALSALTGGSVAMIGVAVGMVICALMLSARSFCRDFRMVFWSVVAGLAIVSGWAGTAWLAQTGFGTQTLMSHSYAAPVGETLLYAMQGSVRPLSFGIGSVSGVWVGAFLGSLWQGHFRWEACEDPRELRRQIFGAGLMGAGAVIAMGCTIGQGISAISVLAFSGPVTLASIFAGAALGLRQLIVGFRRSAF; translated from the coding sequence ATGATTGAGCTTCTGGGCCAGCCGCTGACCGCCGCCCTCTTGGGTGGATTGGGCGGCGTATTGCTGGGCCTTGCCGCACGATTGGGGCGGTTCTGTACAATGGGCGCCATCGAAGACCTGCTCTATGGCGGCTCCAGCCACCGAATGCGCATGTGGGGCTTGGCCATCGGCGTGGCGATGCTGGGCAGTTTCACCCTCGGCGGTCTTGGCCTGATCAACATCGACCGCGCCTTTCACCTGACCATCGCCTTCTCATGGGCGCCCGCGATCTTTGGCGGGCTGATCTTTGGCTACGGCATGGCGCTGGCGGGCACCTGCGGTTTTGGCGCATTGGCGCGGCTTGGCGGAGGTGATCTGCGCGCCTTCGTGATTGTCTTGGTCATGGGGCTGGCGGCCTTTGCCGTGCTCTCTGGCCCTCTCGCCCCGGCGCGTGTGTTCCTCTTCCCCCGGCAATTGAACGCAGGCCCGCCCGATGGCATCGCCCATGCGCTCTCCGCACTCACAGGCGGATCGGTGGCCATGATCGGCGTGGCTGTGGGGATGGTGATCTGTGCCCTTATGCTGAGCGCCCGCAGCTTTTGCCGCGATTTTCGAATGGTTTTCTGGAGCGTGGTCGCCGGTCTCGCCATCGTCTCGGGCTGGGCGGGCACGGCTTGGCTGGCACAGACCGGCTTTGGCACACAGACACTCATGTCTCACAGCTATGCCGCCCCGGTAGGAGAGACACTGCTCTACGCCATGCAGGGCTCTGTCCGCCCGTTGAGCTTTGGCATCGGCTCGGTCTCGGGCGTCTGGGTCGGCGCCTTCCTCGGCTCGCTCTGGCAGGGGCATTTCCGTTGGGAGGCCTGCGAAGACCCGCGCGAACTGCGGCGCCAGATATTTGGTGCTGGGCTTATGGGCGCAGGCGCGGTGATCGCTATGGGCTGCACCATCGGGCAAGGCATCTCGGCCATCTCGGTGCTGGCCTTCAGTGGGCCTGTCACCTTGGCGTCGATCTTTGCCGGGGCCGCTTTGGGCCTGCGCCAACTCATCGTAGGATTTCGCCGCAGCGCCTTCTGA
- a CDS encoding cytochrome c biogenesis CcdA family protein: MFDITYAGALLAGLLSFFTPCILPMVPFYLSYMAGLSVTELRGDGAIAPGAQRRLVLSSVLFALGVSTIFVLLGMGATALGQVFTQYLEPLSWVAAAILLVFGLHFLGVIKVPLLYREARLEGGGKPTSIWGAYVMGLAFGFGWTPCVGPALAAILMIASGMGDITHGGLLLFAYGVGMTAPFVVAALFAKPFLNLAARHMALVQKVEKAMGVMLILFAVLIVTGGVQLIADAMIRWFPSFTTLG; this comes from the coding sequence ATGTTCGACATCACCTATGCAGGCGCGCTGCTGGCGGGGCTGCTCAGCTTCTTTACGCCCTGCATTCTGCCGATGGTGCCGTTCTACCTCAGCTATATGGCGGGGCTCAGCGTGACCGAGTTGCGCGGCGATGGCGCGATTGCGCCGGGGGCGCAGCGTCGGTTGGTGCTGTCTTCGGTGCTATTTGCGCTTGGGGTCTCGACGATCTTTGTACTGCTGGGCATGGGGGCCACGGCCTTGGGGCAGGTGTTTACCCAATACCTTGAGCCGCTCAGCTGGGTGGCGGCGGCGATCCTGCTGGTCTTTGGTCTGCATTTTCTGGGCGTCATCAAGGTGCCGCTGCTCTACCGCGAAGCGCGGCTGGAGGGCGGTGGCAAGCCCACGTCGATCTGGGGCGCCTATGTGATGGGGCTGGCCTTTGGCTTTGGCTGGACGCCTTGCGTGGGCCCGGCGCTGGCGGCGATCTTGATGATAGCGTCGGGCATGGGGGACATCACGCATGGGGGGCTGTTGTTGTTCGCCTATGGCGTCGGGATGACCGCGCCCTTCGTGGTGGCGGCCCTCTTTGCCAAGCCGTTCCTCAACTTGGCCGCGCGGCATATGGCGCTGGTGCAAAAGGTCGAAAAGGCGATGGGGGTCATGCTGATCCTCTTTGCCGTGCTGATCGTGACGGGCGGGGTGCAATTGATCGCGGATGCGATGATCCGTTGGTTCCCCAGCTTCACGACGTTAGGGTAA
- a CDS encoding thioredoxin family protein, whose amino-acid sequence MIISRIGAAVAAAVLAWPLAAAELGDDGLHKTAWMRDTFKDLREDLEEANAEDKRLMLMFEQRGCIYCTKMHEEVYPAPEIANYIEENYFVVQLNLHGDIEVTDFDGETLSEKQMARKWGILFTPTLMFLPQEVAEGAAAPQAAVAVMPGAFGKGTTLDMLTWVNEERYALEGDEDFQRYHARMIQERSNGSTD is encoded by the coding sequence ATGATTATCTCAAGGATAGGGGCCGCAGTGGCGGCAGCGGTGCTGGCTTGGCCATTGGCCGCGGCGGAACTGGGCGACGACGGGTTGCATAAGACGGCTTGGATGCGCGACACCTTCAAAGACCTGCGCGAGGATTTGGAGGAGGCCAACGCCGAAGACAAGCGCCTGATGCTGATGTTCGAGCAGCGCGGCTGCATCTATTGCACCAAGATGCACGAGGAGGTCTATCCCGCCCCCGAAATCGCAAATTATATCGAAGAGAATTACTTCGTCGTGCAGCTCAACCTGCACGGGGACATCGAAGTGACCGATTTCGATGGTGAGACCCTCTCGGAAAAGCAGATGGCGCGGAAATGGGGGATTCTCTTTACCCCAACGTTGATGTTCCTGCCCCAAGAGGTGGCCGAAGGCGCAGCCGCGCCGCAGGCCGCGGTGGCGGTGATGCCGGGTGCCTTTGGCAAGGGTACTACGCTGGATATGCTGACTTGGGTCAACGAAGAACGCTACGCCCTCGAAGGCGACGAGGATTTCCAGCGATACCATGCGCGGATGATCCAAGAACGCAGCAATGGCAGCACGGATTAA